A stretch of the Panicum virgatum strain AP13 chromosome 9N, P.virgatum_v5, whole genome shotgun sequence genome encodes the following:
- the LOC120689253 gene encoding uncharacterized mitochondrial protein AtMg00810-like: protein MIITGDDSQFIDFVKMRLSDKFLMSNLGPLHYFLGLEVSSTPEGIYLSQEKYVQDLLSRAALTDHHTVDTPMELGVHLRVTDGEPLADPTRYRHLVGSLVYLGITRPDISHAVHILSQFVSAPTQLHYAHLLRVLQYLQGTTSRRLFFSRSSPLHLQAYSDATWASDHSDRRSLSAYCVFLGSSLIAWKTKKQTAVSRSSAEAELRAMATVTAEITWLRWLLEDFGVTVSTPTPLSSDSTGAISIARDPVKHELTKHIGVDASYMRSQAHDEVVALHYVPSEFQLADFFTKAQTRVQHDYFLSKLSLVDPP, encoded by the coding sequence atgatcATCACCGGTGATGACTCTCAGTTCATTGATTTTGTGAAGATGCGCCTCAGTGATAAGTTCTTGATGTCTAATCTTGGTCCTCTTCATTACTTTCTTGGCCTTGAGGTCTCTTCCACGCCTGAGGGCATCTACCTCTCCCAGGAGAAGTATGTTCAGGATCTTCTCTCTCGTGCCGCTCTCACAGATCACCATACTGTTGATACACCCATGGAGCTGGGTGTTCACTTGCGCGTCACGGATGGTGAACCCCTTGCTGATCCGACTCGCTATCGTCATCTTGTTGGTAGCCTTGTCTATCTTGGGATCACTCGTCCTGACATCTCTCACGCTGTCCATATACTGAGTCAGTTTGTCTCTGCTCCCACCCAGCTCCACTACGCCCACCTTCTTCGTGTTCTTCAGTATCTTCAAGGCACCACTTCTCGCCGGTTGTTCTTTTCTCGCTCTAGCCCTCTCCACCTTCAGGCGTACTCTGATGCGACCTGGGCTAGTGACCACTCTGATCGTCGTTCTCTTTCTGCCTATTGTGTCTTCCTTGGATCATCCTTGATTGCTTGGAAAACCAAGAAGCAGACAGCAGTTTCCCGTTCGAGTGCTGAGGCTGAGTTGAGGGCTATGGCGACCGTGACAGCTGAGATCACCTGGCTTCGATGGCTCCTTGAGGACTTTGGTGTGACGGTTTCCACACCAACTCCTCTATCTTCTGACAGCACTGGTGCGATCAGTATTGCGCGTGATCCAGTCAAGCATGAACTCACCAAGCACATTGGGGTTGATGCTTCCTACATGCGATCGCAGGCGCATGATGAGGTTGTGGCCCTTCACTATGTCCCTTCGGAGTTTCAGCTGGCAGATTTCTTCACGAAGGCTCAAACAAGGGTGCAACATGATTATTTCCTCTCCAAACTCAGTCTTGTAGACCCACCATGA
- the LOC120689254 gene encoding desiccation-related protein PCC13-62-like translates to MASYASPSFMLLLLLQLWSCSEALPGGHLVDPTCPREWPSAAATSSDYNEPSCQPPAPHIPVAVFPYDVDPMQFALNLEYTEAEFFLHAAYGVGLDEIAPKLALGGPLPMGARKANLDEVTWRIVAEFGLQEVGHVRAIQRTVGGIPRPLIDLGAHNFARIMDAAFGYRLNPPFDPYINSLNFLLASYVVPYLGLNGYVGTNPIIDGYETKKLLAGLLGVEAGQDAVFRGLLFERLGEVVPPYGNITVAEFTDRVSALRNRLGRCGVMDEGLTVPRELGAEGAICTNVLSADRDSLSYARTPAELLRALYLTGDEHMPGGFYPEGANGRIARSFLGK, encoded by the exons ATGGCATCCTATGCTTCCCCTTCGTTCATGCTCTTGCTGCTCCTGCAACTATGGTCTTGCAGTGAGGCATTGCCCGGCGGTCACCTCGTCGACCCGACCTGCCCTCGGGAGTGGCCATCAGCGGCGGCCACGTCCTCCGACTACAACGAGCCGTCCTGCCAGCCACCAGCGCCGCACATCCCGGTGGCCGTGTTCCCCTACGACGTCGACCCGATGCAGTTCGCGCTGAACCTGGAGTACACCGAGGCCGAGTTCTTCCTGCACGCGGCGTACGGCGTGGGGCTCGACGAGATCGCGCCGAAGCTGGCCCTGGGCGGCCCGCTGCCGATGGGCGCCAGGAAGGCCAACCTCGACGAGGTGACATGGCGCATCGTAGCTGAGTTTGGCCTCCAAGAAGTTGGCCACGTCAG GGCTATCCAGCGCACGGTTGGCGGGATTCCTCGGCCACTGATAGACCTTGGCGCCCACAACTTCGCCAGGATCATGGACGCAGCGTTTGGGTACCGTCTGAACCCTCCCTTCGACCCCTACATCAACAGCCTCAACTTCCTGCTCGCCTCCTACGTGGTCCCCTACCTCGGCCTCAACGGTTACGTCGGCACCAACCCCATCATCGATGGCTACGAGACGAAGAAG CTTCTAGCTGGGCTGCTTGGGGTGGAGGCAGGGCAGGACGCGGTGTTCCGGGGGCTCCTCTTCGAGCGCCTCGGCGAGGTCGTGCCACCGTACGGGAACATCACGGTGGCCGAGTTCACGGACCGCGTGTCGGCGCTGCGCAACCGGCTGGGGCGGTGCGGGGTGATGGACGAGGGGCTCACGGTGCCCCGCGAGCTCGGCGCCGAGGGCGCCATCTGCACCAACGTGCTCTCGGCCGACAGGGACTCGCTCTCCTACGCCCGGACGCCCGCCGAGCTGCTCAGGGCCCTCTACCTCACCGGCGACGAGCACATGCCCGGCGGGTTCTACCCGGAGGGAGCCAACGGAAGGATCGCCAGGTCGTTTCTTGGCAAATAG
- the LOC120690818 gene encoding 40S ribosomal protein S21-like — protein sequence MQNEEGKMVDLYVPRKCSATNRIITAKDHASVQINIGHLDANGMYDGHFTTFALSGFVRAQGDADSSLDRLWQKRKAEIKQ from the exons ATGCAGAACGAGGAGGGTAAGATGGTGGACCTCTACGTCCCCAGGAAGTG CTCCGCCACTAACAGGATCATCACAGCCAAGGATCATGCCTCTGTTCAGATCAACATTGGTCACTTGGATGCAAATGGCATGTATGATGGTCACTTTACCACATTCGCTCTCTCTGGGTTTGTGCGCGCTCAG GGTGACGCTGACAGCTCGTTGGACAGGCTGTGGCAGAAGAGGAAGGCTGAGATCAAGCAGTAG